A single genomic interval of Deferribacterota bacterium harbors:
- the ispH gene encoding 4-hydroxy-3-methylbut-2-enyl diphosphate reductase — translation IKVIVAKNAGFCFGVERAISIAKESLGENGKVYTYGPIIHNPHVVNQLEKSGISVVNDLDNLKKGDTVIIRSHGITKYMYEEIESKEIKIIDATCPFVKKAYNAARELSHEGYSVVIFGDKFHPEVEGIISYIEGDYHIVSDINEALSLNCYNKIGYLAQTTQDRKLFQDIFEVLKNKCSKIKKVDTICNATFQRQNEAKDIAGKVDLMLIIGGRNSANTKRLYQICCKICEKTYFVESVEELKNIKFKKDYKVGISAGASTPNYLINEVLDYLNEVEYV, via the coding sequence GCATAAAAGTTATAGTGGCTAAGAATGCAGGTTTTTGTTTTGGTGTAGAGAGAGCAATTTCAATAGCCAAAGAATCGCTTGGTGAGAATGGAAAGGTATACACCTATGGACCTATTATACACAACCCCCATGTTGTTAATCAGCTAGAGAAAAGTGGTATTAGCGTTGTAAATGATTTAGATAATCTTAAAAAAGGGGATACTGTCATTATTAGGTCCCATGGGATAACTAAATATATGTATGAAGAAATTGAATCTAAAGAGATAAAAATTATAGATGCTACTTGCCCTTTTGTAAAAAAGGCGTATAATGCTGCTAGGGAATTGAGCCATGAGGGTTATTCGGTGGTTATATTTGGTGATAAATTTCATCCTGAGGTTGAGGGTATAATCAGTTACATAGAAGGGGATTATCACATTGTCTCTGATATTAATGAAGCATTGTCATTAAATTGCTATAACAAGATAGGTTATTTAGCTCAAACAACACAAGATAGGAAATTATTTCAAGATATTTTTGAGGTATTGAAAAATAAGTGTAGTAAGATAAAAAAAGTAGATACAATATGCAATGCTACATTTCAAAGACAGAATGAGGCAAAAGATATTGCAGGCAAGGTTGATTTAATGTTAATAATAGGTGGAAGAAATAGCGCGAATACAAAGAGATTGTATCAGATTTGTTGTAAAATATGTGAAAAAACTTATTTTGTTGAGAGTGTAGAAGAGTTAAAAAATATAAAATTTAAGAAAGATTACAAAGTAGGTATTTCCGCTGGGGCTTCAACACCTAATTATCTTATAAATGAAGTTTTAGATTATCTAAATGAGGTAGAGTATGTCTAA